The proteins below are encoded in one region of Hordeum vulgare subsp. vulgare chromosome 3H, MorexV3_pseudomolecules_assembly, whole genome shotgun sequence:
- the LOC123440808 gene encoding serine/threonine-protein kinase BSK1-like has protein sequence MGGKSSKYNSNLVQDNKMGGESSKYNSNLVQDNKMGGESSKYHSNLVQDNKMGGESSKYDSNLVQDNKMSGECSKHNDNDNLELMLWDQTSLPPKLSFQYLKMITNNFSDEHALGSGGSGVVYKGRMSNGEVIAVKKLQPSLPSVQRLFENEVYRLMYLNHPHIVRLRGYCYETQYVCVEHNGTLVFAEISERLLCLQYYPKGSLAGYISDESSGLKWDTRYNIIVGICYALKYLHEENDKPVLHMDLKPANILLDDAMRAKITDFGLARLLDPQQTIITSSRDGTLGYMAPEYLHGGKVTTKSDIFSLGAIILEVITGHKDYTSERFMELTLDRWRSRNPLNKSPGYIPKIRRCIEIGLACVNPERKGRPTTGELIKLLEGRLTLDEIAVSRMEVEPTYFPPDLTAIHEILEKERYKEDQEIASELSFQMWTEQTADMLTKRKRGDVAFRAGDFQVALDNFTEFIDTGTMISLVVYARRSLCYLMLNQLDAALQDLKKIEDIILKWNIKKWPTVLYMEEVVVSMLDSQMRRRATEMLNEESHLEEERRGKETFSFQTNDGFTFPKLSQ, from the exons ATGGGAGGCAAGTCTAGCAAATATAACAGTAATCTGGTGCAGGACAATAAAATGGGAGGCGAGTCTAGCAAATATAACAGCAATCTGGTGCAGGACAATAAAATGGGAGGCGAGTCTAGCAAATATCACAGCAATCTGGTGCAGGACAATAAAATGGGAGGCGAGTCTAGCAAATATGACAGCAATCTGGTGCAGGACAATAAAATGAGTGGCGAGTGTAGCAAACATAACGACAATGACAATCTGGAATTGATGTTATGGGACCAAACATCACTACCACCAAAATTATCATTTCAGTATCTGAAAATGATCACAAACAACTTCTCTGATGAGCATGCTCTCGGTAGTGGTGGTTCGGGTGTGGTATACAAG GGAAGGATGAGTAATGGAGAAGTCATtgctgtgaagaaacttcaaccgtcATTGCCCAGCGTTCAGAGGCTGTTTGAAAATGAGGTGTATCGTCTGATGTACCTTAATCACCCGCATATAGTGCGACTTCGAGGGTACTGCTACGAAACACAGTATGTATGTGTAGAGCACAATGGGACTCTCGTCTTTGCGGAAATATCAGAAAGGCTGCTTTGCTTGCAATATTATCCTAAGGGAAGCCTTGCTGGTTATATTTCAG ATGAATCTTCGGGACTGAAGTGGGACACCCGCTATAACATAATTGTCGGGATTTGCTATGCTTTAAAGTACCTTCATGAGGAAAATGATAAGCCGGTGCTCCATATGGACCTAAAGCCGGCCAACATATTGCTGGATGATGCTATGAGGGCGAAGATTACAGACTTCGGTCTTGCAAGACTACTCGATCCACAACAAACTATAATCACTTCAAGTCGTGATGGAACACT GGGTTACATGGCACCTGAATACCTACATGGAGGTAAGGTCACTACTAAATCAGACATATTCAGTTTGGGTGCAATAATTTTGGAGGTAATAACAGGACACAAAGACTACACCTCCGAGAGATTTATGGAGCTT ACACTTGATAGATGGAGGTCGAGAAATCCATTGAACAAGTCACCAGGCTATATACCAAAAATAAGAAGATGCATTGAGATAGGTTTAGCATGTGTGAATCCTGAGCGGAAGGGAAGGCCAACAACTGGCGAGCTTATCAAGTTGCTAGAAGGAAGATTGACGTTAGACGAG ATTGCAGTGTCTAGAATGGAAGTGGAACCAACCTATTTCCCGCCGGACCTAACTGCCATCCACGAGATTCTAGAGAAGGAGAGATACAAAGAAGACCAAGAGATTGCATCTGAG CTGTCTTTCCAAATGTGGACAGAACAAACGGCAGACATGTTGACGAAAAGAAAAAGGGGTGATGTTGCATTCAGAGCTGGAGATTTTCAGGTAGCATTGGATAATTTTACTGAG TTTATTGATACTGGGACAATGATTTCACTGGTTGTTTATGCCAGACGTAGCTTGTGCTACCTTATGTTAAACCAACTTGATGCTGCCCTCCAAGACTTGAAGAAAATagaagatatcattttaaaatgGAACATTAAGAAATGGCCCACGGTACTCTACATGGAGGAAGTTGTGGTTTCAATGCTGGACAGCCAGATGCGTCGTAGGGCAACCGAAATGTTGAATGAGGAATCACACCTCGAAGAGGAGAGGCGTGGGAAAGAAACTTTCAGctttcaaaccaatgatggatTCACGTTCCCAAAATTGAGCCAATAG
- the LOC123445373 gene encoding succinate dehydrogenase subunit 4, mitochondrial-like, translated as MASRLLTRSKALALAVARADAAAPSPLAGARGTRALSSLPRDPTAASPAPSPRQPAVVSPLGLSKILGYEQASRLGGTHALPRWFSTGASNGSSKQQTSKTIAGMVQSDAMKTQEGTSAKVTAFSPMEATISKARSSPLTLESLKVRRAEIMTKVTFYMIPTLLLVSKNSISTSLLIASVYHQVYMFHKEILLDYVHHDITRKWALIYFKLLLLVMAKDTMLYFDLF; from the exons atggcgTCGCGACTGCTGACCAGATCCAAAGCCCTAGCGCTCGCCGTCGCCCGCGCCGACGCGGCCGCGCCGTCGCCCCTCGCCGGCGCCCGGGGTACCCGCGCGCTCTCCTCCCTCCCCCGCGACCCGACGGCCGCATCCCCCGCCCCGTCGCCGCGGCAACCGGCGGTGGTCTCCCCGCTCGGCCTCTCCAAG ATTCTAGGATATGAGCAGGCATCTCGACTTGGTGGCACACATGCATTGCCTCGCTGGTTTTCTACTGGAGCCTCCAATGGATCATCTAAACAGCAG ACCTCAAAGACAATTGCTGGGATGGTACAGTCCGATGCAATGAAAACACAGGAGGGAACCTCAGCCAAGGTCACAGCATTCAGCCCCATGGAAGCAACCATCAGCAAAGCCAGAAGCAGTCCATTGACACTCGAAAGTTTGAAAGTGAGGCGGGCCGAGATAATGACAAAAGTCACATTCTACATGATTCCGACCCTGCTCCTCGTGTCGAAGAACAGCATCAGCACCTCTCTCCTGATCGCGTCAGTGTACCATCAGGTCTACATGTTCCACAAGGAGATCCTCCTGGACTACGTCCACCACGACATCACCAGGAAGTGGGCCTTGATATACTTCAAGCTGCTCTTGCTGGTCATGGCCAAGGACACGATGCTTTACTTTGATCTGTTCTAA